Proteins encoded within one genomic window of Felis catus isolate Fca126 chromosome C1, F.catus_Fca126_mat1.0, whole genome shotgun sequence:
- the LOC123378997 gene encoding basic salivary proline-rich protein 1-like, whose amino-acid sequence MLSRQPRGGGPPSPPLIPSLPSSDPGVTRLMGAGPGGMEVLLSQARPRRRWPPSLGLQTVLRPPPSCLPGYVLLCPRDPPPDTGTDTHLRPYCRNPEGRETDLGGPRRTSAAELASKTPGSPDFQLSAQEASRPRAPQRAGPGTRLCFSQHSLGVQDRTIVAGLWWSHATGATPPKPSQRLRASQPPQAPLCPRPRPLRAGPAPAVFLFPSPRGQPPLRS is encoded by the exons ATGTTGTCTAGGCAACCTCGGGGAGGGGGACCTCCATCCCCGCCTCttatcccttcccttccctcctcagaCCCCGGAGTGACGCGACTGATGGGTGCTGGGCCTGGGGGGATGGAG GTTCTGCTTTCCCAGGCCCGCCCCAGGAggagatggccaccttctctaGGTCTGCAGACTGTGCTGAGACCCCCACCCTCTTGTCTCCCTGGCTATGTACTTCTCTGTCCCAGAGACCCTCCCCCCGACACAGGCACAGACACTCACCTGAGGCCATACTGCCGGAACCCGGAGGG GCGGGAGACGGACCTCGGCGGACCTCGGCGGACCTCGGCCGCTGAACTAGCCTCGAAGACCCCGGGGAGTCCCGACTTCCAGCTGTCTGCTCAGGAGGCGAGCAGGCCACGTGCTCCCCAGAGAGCAGGACCCGGAACTCGTCTGTGCTTCTCTCAACACTCTCTGGGTGTTCAGGATCGGACTATCGTAGCTGGACTGTGGTGGAGTCACGCAACAGGTGCGACCCCACCGAAGCCTAGCCAGCGCCTCAGGGCGTCTCAGCCGCCCCAGGCCCCACTGTgcccgaggccccgccccctccgggcaggccccgcccccgccgtgtTCCTCTTCCCCTCGCCACGTGGGCAGCCGCCACTCCGCAGTTAG